From a region of the Blochmannia endosymbiont of Camponotus modoc genome:
- the rpoD gene encoding RNA polymerase sigma factor RpoD, whose amino-acid sequence MEHNPQSQLKLLVTLGKEQGYLTFSEVNDHLPEEIVDPGQIENIIQMMNDMGIQVMEEAPNSDEFLLIEHTNSTNDEEDATEAAVQALTNADSELGRTTDPVRMYMREMGTVELLTREGEIDIAKRIEDGINQVQCSVSEYPEAITYLLEQYKRVETGETRLSDLITGFVDPDINENISIHTNINHITAEVTTESIPDDDEEENNDENNIDPEIAYVKFTALRNQYEITRKTIKYNGRNHIKSSKEILKLSEIFKQFRLVPKQFDYLVNNMRSMMERVRKQERLIMKLCVEISKMPKKNFIALFSGNQTNKKWFNTALSMHTSWSEKLYKVDEDVQNSLSKLHQIEKETGLTIEQVKDINRRMSIGEAKARRAKKEMVEANLRLVISIAKKYTNRGLQFLDLIQEGNIGLMKAVDKFEYRRGYKFSTYATWWIRQAITRSIADQARTIRIPVHMIETINKLNRVSRQMLQEIGHEPTPEELAERMLMSEDKIRKVLKIAKEPISMETPIGDDEDSHLGDFIEDTNHDLPLDSATSDNLRTATHDILSGLTPREAKVLRMRFGIDMNTDHTLEEVGKQFDVTRERIRQIEAKALRKLRHPSRSEILRSFLDD is encoded by the coding sequence TTTTCCGAAGTTAATGATCATTTGCCAGAAGAAATCGTAGATCCTGGTCAAATCGAAAATATAATCCAAATGATGAATGATATGGGTATTCAAGTCATGGAAGAAGCCCCTAATTCTGACGAGTTTTTATTAATCGAACACACTAATTCTACTAATGATGAGGAAGATGCAACAGAAGCAGCTGTACAAGCATTGACCAACGCTGACTCAGAGTTAGGTAGAACAACTGATCCAGTACGAATGTATATGCGAGAAATGGGTACTGTAGAATTATTAACACGAGAAGGTGAAATAGATATTGCTAAAAGAATTGAAGACGGAATAAATCAAGTACAATGTTCAGTTTCTGAATATCCAGAAGCAATTACTTATCTTTTAGAACAATATAAACGCGTAGAAACTGGTGAAACACGCCTTTCAGATTTAATTACAGGTTTTGTAGATCCTGATATAAATGAAAATATATCAATACACACAAATATCAATCACATAACTGCTGAAGTTACGACTGAATCAATACCTGATGACGATGAAGAAGAAAATAATGATGAAAATAACATTGATCCAGAAATAGCCTATGTAAAATTTACAGCACTACGTAATCAGTATGAAATAACACGTAAAACGATTAAATATAATGGAAGAAATCACATTAAATCATCAAAAGAAATTTTGAAACTCTCTGAAATATTTAAACAATTTAGATTAGTTCCAAAGCAATTTGATTATTTAGTTAACAATATGCGCTCTATGATGGAAAGAGTACGTAAACAAGAACGATTAATTATGAAATTATGTGTTGAAATTAGTAAAATGCCAAAAAAAAATTTCATAGCGTTATTTTCAGGAAACCAAACTAATAAAAAATGGTTTAATACAGCTTTGTCTATGCACACATCATGGTCAGAAAAATTATATAAAGTTGATGAAGATGTACAGAATAGTTTATCAAAATTACATCAAATTGAAAAAGAAACAGGACTAACAATAGAACAAGTGAAAGATATTAATCGTCGTATGTCTATTGGAGAAGCTAAAGCTCGAAGAGCTAAAAAAGAAATGGTTGAAGCTAATCTTCGTTTAGTTATATCTATTGCCAAAAAATATACAAATAGAGGATTACAATTTTTAGATTTAATACAAGAAGGTAATATTGGTTTAATGAAAGCCGTAGATAAATTTGAGTATCGTCGTGGTTATAAATTTTCTACTTACGCTACTTGGTGGATTCGTCAAGCAATTACTAGATCGATAGCCGATCAAGCACGTACTATCCGAATCCCAGTCCATATGATAGAAACTATTAATAAACTTAACCGAGTTTCTCGACAAATGCTACAAGAAATAGGACATGAACCAACTCCAGAAGAACTGGCAGAGCGTATGCTTATGTCAGAAGATAAAATTAGAAAAGTGTTAAAAATTGCTAAAGAACCTATTTCTATGGAAACTCCTATAGGAGATGATGAAGATTCTCATCTTGGAGATTTTATTGAAGATACTAATCATGATTTACCTTTAGATTCAGCAACTTCAGATAACTTACGTACTGCTACTCATGATATACTTTCCGGATTGACTCCAAGAGAAGCTAAAGTATTGCGTATGCGGTTTGGTATTGATATGAATACTGATCATACTCTAGAAGAAGTAGGTAAACAATTTGATGTAACTCGTGAACGGATTCGTCAAATAGAGGCAAAAGCTTTAAGAAAGCTACGTCATCCTAGTCGATCTGAAATATTGCGAAGCTTTTTGGATGATTAA
- a CDS encoding DedA family protein: protein MNILKELLNVVLWQNNIVFFPNVRLALAIYSLAFLILFLENAIIPAVFLPGDSLLVILGVLVAQGVLNFTITLGILTIAVSLGSWISYLQGKFLENNKILKRWLSLLPNTFYQRANYMIQRHGLSALFIGRFIAFVRTVLPIIAGISGLSSFRFQLFNWISSFLWVFVFIVLGFFLERLEFFTTYYNYNM from the coding sequence ATGAATATTTTAAAAGAATTACTAAATGTAGTTTTATGGCAAAACAATATTGTGTTTTTTCCTAATGTGAGATTAGCATTAGCTATTTATTCGTTAGCATTTCTTATTCTTTTTTTGGAGAATGCTATTATTCCAGCTGTTTTTTTGCCTGGGGATAGTTTGTTAGTGATATTAGGGGTATTGGTTGCACAAGGTGTTTTAAACTTTACTATTACTTTAGGAATTTTAACAATAGCTGTAAGCTTAGGCAGTTGGATTAGTTATTTACAAGGTAAATTTTTGGAGAATAACAAAATTTTAAAACGTTGGCTATCTCTTTTACCTAATACATTTTATCAAAGAGCGAATTATATGATCCAGAGACATGGATTGTCTGCTCTTTTTATTGGTCGCTTTATAGCGTTCGTGCGAACAGTTTTACCTATTATTGCAGGAATATCTGGATTAAGTTCTTTTCGTTTTCAATTATTCAATTGGATCAGTTCGTTTTTGTGGGTGTTTGTATTTATTGTGTTAGGGTTCTTTTTAGAACGACTAGAATTTTTTACTACATATTATAATTATAATATGTAG